A genomic stretch from Hydrogenimonas urashimensis includes:
- a CDS encoding NAD-dependent epimerase gives MKILVTGTAGFIGFHLARRLLERGDEVVGLDNINDYYDQRVKYGRLEETGIEKGTDIEYGKPYQSIKYENYRFIKLNLEDRDAIQQLFKEEKFDKVCNLAAQAGVRYSLTNPYAYVDSNIVGFVNLLEACRHNDIEHLAYASSSSVYGLNETMPFSVHDNVDHPISLYAASKKSNELMAHTYSHLYGLPTTGLRFFTVYGPWGRPDMALFLFTKAIIEDRPIDVFNYGEMLRDFTYVDDIVEGVLRVIDNPPKGNPEWSGKHPDPGSSKAPYKIYNIGNNNPVKLMAFIEAIEKALGKKAQKNMLPIQPGDVPATYADVSDLIEDLHYKPETSIEEGINNFITWYKEFYHVR, from the coding sequence ATGAAAATTTTGGTAACCGGAACCGCAGGTTTCATCGGTTTTCACCTGGCCAGACGACTGCTCGAACGGGGGGACGAAGTCGTAGGACTCGATAACATCAACGACTATTACGACCAGCGTGTCAAATATGGACGTCTTGAAGAGACCGGCATCGAAAAGGGTACCGATATAGAGTATGGCAAACCCTATCAAAGCATAAAATATGAGAATTACCGTTTTATCAAGCTGAATCTCGAAGATCGTGATGCCATCCAGCAACTCTTCAAGGAGGAGAAATTTGACAAAGTATGCAATCTCGCCGCCCAGGCGGGAGTGCGCTACAGTCTCACCAATCCCTATGCCTATGTCGATAGCAATATCGTCGGCTTTGTCAATCTCCTGGAAGCGTGCCGCCACAACGATATCGAACATCTCGCCTATGCCAGCAGCTCCAGCGTCTACGGCCTTAACGAAACGATGCCCTTTTCCGTCCACGACAATGTTGACCATCCTATCAGCCTCTATGCCGCCAGCAAGAAAAGCAACGAACTGATGGCCCATACCTACAGCCACCTTTATGGACTTCCCACCACGGGGCTTCGCTTCTTTACCGTTTACGGCCCCTGGGGTCGTCCCGACATGGCCCTCTTTCTCTTTACCAAGGCGATCATTGAAGACAGACCGATCGATGTCTTTAACTACGGCGAGATGCTTAGAGACTTCACCTATGTGGACGATATTGTCGAAGGAGTCCTTCGCGTCATTGACAACCCGCCCAAAGGCAATCCCGAGTGGAGCGGCAAACACCCCGATCCCGGCAGTTCCAAAGCCCCTTACAAAATCTACAATATCGGCAACAACAACCCGGTCAAGTTGATGGCTTTTATTGAAGCGATCGAGAAAGCCCTGGGAAAGAAAGCGCAGAAGAACATGCTTCCAATCCAACCCGGCGATGTCCCTGCGACCTACGCCGATGTGAGTGATCTCATCGAAGATCTGCACTACAAACCCGAAACATCCATTGAAGAGGGAATCAACAATTTTATAACTTGGTACAAGGAGTTCTACCATGTCCGATAA
- a CDS encoding glycosyltransferase family 4 protein produces MKSLIENNRNFQGCVLKAKTISIVYNKTLSVYKFRLNLIKKLQEEGYRVIVMAPPDSYVEKLQQYNVECFPVHFSQYGMNPFKEIATLIRLYKGFRKYHPDVSLHYTIKPNIFGNIAARMAGIPVINNVAGAGKAFSHESKIFRLTIEKLFKFSLKNAMKVFFQNNDDMNYFIEKKIISKVKAERIPGSGVDLNKFKITDSQFPKESSKEIRFLFVGRLLKQKGIEEYLKAASKMIKKYSNTKFIIVGEHDNYDDYININVINQICDGESIKYLGGVSPDVMPGIVEMSDCVVLPSYYREGVPRSLLEAAAMGKPIITTDNIGCKDVVDDNINGFKCPIKNVHCLVEAMSKIVEMSAEERFKMGISGRKKMEKEFDEKLIIDRYVHIINSIIFNNTIV; encoded by the coding sequence ATGAAATCGTTAATAGAAAATAATCGTAATTTTCAAGGTTGTGTATTGAAAGCTAAAACTATCTCTATTGTGTATAATAAAACTTTATCAGTATATAAATTTAGATTAAATTTAATAAAAAAACTACAGGAAGAGGGATATCGAGTTATTGTTATGGCACCACCTGACTCTTATGTGGAAAAATTACAACAATACAATGTGGAATGTTTTCCAGTACATTTTTCCCAATATGGGATGAATCCTTTTAAAGAAATTGCTACTCTCATCCGACTTTATAAAGGTTTTAGAAAATATCACCCCGATGTTTCTTTGCATTATACAATCAAACCAAATATTTTTGGCAATATTGCTGCAAGAATGGCTGGGATACCGGTAATTAATAATGTAGCTGGAGCTGGTAAAGCTTTTTCTCATGAAAGTAAAATTTTTAGATTGACTATTGAAAAATTGTTCAAATTTTCATTAAAAAATGCTATGAAAGTATTTTTTCAAAATAATGATGATATGAATTATTTTATAGAAAAAAAAATTATTTCTAAAGTTAAAGCAGAGCGAATTCCCGGATCAGGTGTAGATTTGAACAAATTTAAAATAACGGATTCTCAGTTTCCAAAAGAGTCCTCAAAAGAAATAAGATTTTTGTTTGTTGGTCGCCTTTTGAAACAAAAAGGAATTGAAGAATATTTAAAAGCGGCATCAAAAATGATTAAGAAATATTCCAATACAAAATTTATTATAGTAGGTGAACATGATAATTATGATGACTATATTAATATAAATGTTATTAATCAGATATGTGATGGTGAATCAATAAAATATCTTGGTGGTGTCAGTCCGGACGTTATGCCTGGAATAGTAGAAATGAGTGATTGTGTTGTTCTTCCATCATATTATAGAGAAGGTGTACCACGATCGCTTCTTGAAGCTGCAGCTATGGGTAAACCGATTATTACAACAGATAATATCGGTTGTAAAGATGTCGTGGATGATAATATCAATGGATTTAAGTGCCCAATTAAAAATGTTCATTGTTTGGTTGAAGCTATGTCTAAAATTGTTGAAATGTCAGCAGAAGAAAGATTCAAGATGGGAATATCTGGGAGGAAAAAAATGGAAAAAGAATTCGATGAAAAATTGATCATTGATCGATACGTGCATATTATTAATTCAATTATTTTCAACAATACAATTGTATGA
- a CDS encoding integrase core domain-containing protein → MIERFFRTIKEECIWHHNFKSLKEANKIIGDWIDFYNKKRKHSALQFRTPAEVFHLAA, encoded by the coding sequence ATGATCGAGCGCTTCTTCCGTACCATCAAAGAGGAGTGCATCTGGCATCACAACTTCAAATCGCTCAAGGAGGCCAACAAAATCATCGGAGACTGGATCGACTTCTACAACAAGAAACGAAAACATTCGGCGCTGCAATTCAGAACACCCGCAGAGGTGTTTCATTTAGCGGCTTAG
- a CDS encoding carboxypeptidase regulatory-like domain-containing protein: MGKIFKYSGGDPVANAKVSIGGCVTTTDENGYYTLENIAESDRAVVTISAEGYYTNSKIIQVKQYVNGTTTVSPNYFAYPLDRYDDHESYDSKTEKTLVTSKDASIEIPAGVYEDSEGNMYTGEVQADIAYEDIFTSKGRYEFLGAYKGIDSNEEERMLTSYGMMIIDLRDSDGNPLKIADSAVIRFPAVSKAKAETIPLWYYDYKEGMWIEEGYATRQSDGSYKGEISHAGAWSLSMPIEEAAGLYTGRIVYEDGTPARGIRIQARGENWIMTDLSTDEDGRFEIEVVPNSDFKIRAYDYVKKFEAVFKEVIPGIKPGETFEDNR, encoded by the coding sequence ATGGGGAAGATATTCAAGTACAGCGGGGGAGATCCTGTCGCCAATGCGAAAGTGAGCATCGGAGGCTGTGTGACAACGACCGATGAGAACGGTTATTACACACTGGAGAACATTGCCGAAAGTGATAGAGCGGTAGTTACGATCAGTGCAGAGGGTTATTACACAAACAGCAAAATCATCCAGGTGAAACAGTATGTCAACGGCACGACGACCGTTTCTCCGAACTATTTTGCCTATCCGCTGGATCGGTATGATGACCATGAAAGCTATGACAGCAAAACAGAGAAAACTCTAGTGACTTCAAAAGATGCGAGCATCGAGATTCCGGCCGGAGTTTATGAGGACAGCGAAGGGAATATGTACACCGGTGAGGTTCAGGCCGATATAGCCTACGAAGATATATTCACCAGCAAAGGGCGATACGAGTTTCTCGGCGCCTACAAGGGGATCGACAGTAACGAAGAAGAGAGGATGCTGACCTCTTACGGAATGATGATCATCGATCTAAGAGACAGTGATGGCAATCCGTTGAAGATTGCCGACAGCGCTGTCATCCGCTTTCCGGCAGTTTCCAAAGCGAAAGCGGAAACGATTCCCCTGTGGTATTATGACTATAAAGAGGGGATGTGGATCGAAGAGGGGTATGCGACCCGCCAGAGTGACGGTTCCTACAAAGGAGAGATTTCTCATGCCGGCGCATGGAGCCTGAGTATGCCGATTGAAGAGGCGGCAGGCCTATATACCGGAAGGATCGTATACGAAGACGGGACACCGGCCCGTGGCATCCGCATCCAGGCACGGGGTGAGAACTGGATCATGACGGATCTTTCCACGGATGAAGATGGAAGGTTCGAGATCGAGGTGGTACCCAACAGTGACTTCAAGATTCGGGCGTACGATTACGTCAAGAAGTTCGAGGCGGTATTTAAGGAAGTGATCCCGGGCATCAAACCCGGTGAAACTTTCGAAGACAATCGATAA
- a CDS encoding helix-turn-helix domain-containing protein — MRSEGHPISITKLCRLFGIPRRSFYYKPIQRTPKLNEDRVRRVQEKIEAFPTYGYQRLALLLGMNKKAVQRILRLKGGR, encoded by the coding sequence ATGAGAAGTGAAGGTCATCCGATCAGCATCACGAAACTTTGTCGTCTGTTCGGTATTCCTCGCAGGAGTTTCTATTACAAGCCCATCCAAAGAACGCCGAAACTGAATGAAGATCGCGTCCGAAGAGTCCAAGAGAAGATCGAAGCCTTTCCCACCTATGGTTACCAGCGGTTGGCTCTGTTGCTGGGAATGAATAAAAAGGCGGTCCAGCGCATTCTGCGGCTCAAAGGCGGCAGGTGA
- the tviB gene encoding Vi polysaccharide biosynthesis UDP-N-acetylglucosamine C-6 dehydrogenase TviB, with the protein MSDKIAVIGLGYVGLPLAHAFSNKYKVIGFDIAQWRIDELRKGHDRTLELSDEQVKEAIANGMEFTNRLEDIAECNIYIVTVPTPIDEHKNPDLTPLLKASESVGKVLKKGDIVIYESTVYPGATEEECVPILERESGLKFNKDFYCGYSPERINPGDKEHTVTKILKVTSGSTPEIGEKVNALYASIITAGTHLAPSIKVAEAAKVIENAQRDINIAFVNELAIIFNRLGIDTEAVLQAAGTKWNFLPFRPGLVGGHCIGVDPYYLSYKAQEIGYNPEIILAGRRLNDNMGIYVANQVVKLMIKKEHKIAGSKTLVLGITFKENCPDIRNSRVIDVIQELKDYEIDVDVYDPWADPQEVKREYGLDLLEQRDLNGKKYDAIILAVAHNEFESFDIDKVKNGQKTVVYDIKSKLKESDGRL; encoded by the coding sequence ATGTCCGATAAAATCGCCGTCATCGGCCTGGGCTATGTGGGCCTCCCCCTTGCCCACGCCTTCAGCAACAAATATAAAGTGATCGGTTTTGATATCGCCCAGTGGCGTATTGACGAGCTTCGAAAGGGACATGACAGAACCCTTGAACTTAGCGACGAGCAAGTAAAGGAAGCGATCGCCAATGGGATGGAATTCACCAACCGATTGGAGGATATCGCGGAGTGCAATATCTACATCGTGACAGTACCTACTCCCATCGACGAACACAAAAACCCTGACTTGACTCCTTTGCTCAAAGCGAGCGAAAGCGTCGGAAAGGTGTTGAAAAAAGGGGATATCGTCATTTACGAATCGACTGTCTACCCGGGCGCGACCGAAGAGGAGTGCGTGCCGATTCTTGAAAGAGAGTCGGGTCTGAAATTCAACAAAGACTTCTATTGTGGCTACTCCCCCGAACGGATCAATCCGGGCGACAAGGAGCACACCGTCACGAAGATTCTCAAAGTTACATCGGGTTCGACGCCGGAAATCGGAGAAAAGGTAAATGCGCTTTACGCCAGCATCATCACGGCGGGCACCCACCTCGCTCCCAGCATCAAGGTTGCGGAAGCTGCCAAAGTCATCGAAAACGCTCAGCGCGATATCAACATCGCCTTTGTCAACGAACTGGCGATCATTTTCAACCGGCTCGGTATCGACACCGAAGCGGTGCTTCAGGCTGCCGGGACCAAATGGAACTTTCTGCCATTTCGTCCCGGACTGGTCGGCGGCCATTGTATCGGCGTCGATCCTTATTACCTGAGTTATAAGGCTCAGGAGATTGGCTATAATCCGGAAATTATCCTTGCAGGTCGAAGGCTTAATGATAATATGGGTATCTATGTGGCCAACCAGGTGGTCAAACTGATGATTAAAAAAGAGCATAAGATCGCAGGTTCAAAAACACTTGTTCTTGGTATCACTTTCAAAGAGAACTGTCCTGATATCCGCAATTCAAGAGTTATCGACGTAATCCAAGAACTTAAAGATTACGAGATCGATGTGGATGTATACGATCCGTGGGCTGATCCCCAAGAGGTAAAACGTGAATATGGTCTGGACCTACTGGAACAAAGGGATCTCAATGGCAAGAAATATGACGCAATTATTCTGGCGGTGGCTCACAATGAGTTCGAATCTTTTGACATCGACAAAGTGAAGAATGGTCAAAAAACAGTCGTTTATGATATCAAGTCCAAACTCAAAGAGAGTGACGGTCGGCTTTAA
- a CDS encoding transposase → MEEQQPPIKRFSAKKKADIVMDIFQGKTTVTEVSRKYDLTPATIEEWMEEARAGMENQLRARPKDIAAVYEEKIKAMKEVIGELTLENIAFL, encoded by the coding sequence TTGGAAGAACAGCAACCACCAATCAAACGCTTTAGCGCCAAAAAGAAAGCGGATATCGTGATGGATATATTTCAGGGCAAGACGACCGTGACCGAAGTGTCGCGCAAGTATGATCTGACACCCGCCACCATTGAAGAGTGGATGGAGGAGGCCCGAGCGGGGATGGAGAACCAGTTGCGGGCCAGACCGAAAGATATCGCCGCAGTGTACGAAGAGAAGATCAAAGCGATGAAAGAGGTCATCGGGGAGTTGACGTTGGAGAACATCGCTTTCTTGTGA
- a CDS encoding serine O-acetyltransferase, whose translation MFSYIKYDFKRYYTLTHGHKIKRYINCFRQPGLHAILIFRFGNWIYKNNIFIKLIFSPIYLLFNFIINSLWGISIEKGAIIGKGFRIGHYGGIFINNASVIGDNVHISQDVSIGVSGQGSKRGCPIIGNNVYIAPGAKLFGKIKIGNNVKIGANAIIYKDIPDNCYVVCDCLKIIERKIDFS comes from the coding sequence ATGTTTTCTTATATTAAATATGATTTTAAAAGATACTATACATTAACACATGGACATAAAATTAAAAGATATATTAATTGTTTTAGACAGCCGGGATTACATGCAATTTTAATATTTAGATTTGGTAATTGGATTTATAAAAATAATATATTTATCAAACTAATATTTTCACCAATTTATTTATTATTTAATTTTATTATTAATTCTTTATGGGGAATTTCTATTGAGAAAGGTGCGATTATAGGAAAAGGTTTTAGAATTGGTCATTATGGTGGAATATTTATAAATAATGCATCAGTAATAGGCGATAATGTCCATATATCACAAGATGTGAGTATAGGGGTATCAGGTCAAGGTTCAAAAAGAGGATGCCCTATCATTGGGAATAATGTTTATATTGCACCTGGAGCAAAATTATTTGGTAAAATTAAGATAGGTAATAATGTTAAAATAGGGGCTAATGCAATAATATATAAAGACATTCCAGATAATTGTTATGTAGTATGTGATTGCTTAAAAATAATAGAGCGTAAAATAGATTTTTCATAG
- a CDS encoding glycosyltransferase: MKRKKVLFIIPSMRGGGAEKVISIILKKIDKKKFEPILVLLEKKGKFLEELPPIKIIDLKTPRARYALFQIIRVIYLEKPEIVFTTLGHLNLIIALIRPLFSKSIKFIARESNTVSVQNQTEKYPIIFNFLYRNIYNNFDKIICQSEYMKNDLIINYKIKKNKIVVINNPVDIDDIEKKSNDFKPECYNNNMINLVAIGRLVYQKGFDLLIKAFAKLDKKYTLTILGNGPLRNELERLAQNYSINERIKLVGFQKNPYPYMKNADFLVLSSRYEGFPNVVLEANCCGIPVIAFNCPGGTNEIIKNELNGFLCSCSDIEDLTFNIQKAVNYKFNASLIKEYIKINYNTNYIVQLYEKEME, translated from the coding sequence ATGAAAAGAAAGAAAGTACTTTTTATCATTCCATCCATGCGAGGAGGGGGTGCTGAAAAAGTTATTTCAATTATTTTGAAAAAAATTGATAAAAAAAAATTTGAGCCAATACTTGTGTTACTGGAAAAAAAAGGCAAATTCTTAGAAGAACTTCCCCCTATTAAAATAATAGACCTGAAAACTCCGAGAGCAAGATATGCTTTGTTCCAAATAATACGAGTAATTTACTTGGAAAAACCAGAAATAGTTTTTACAACATTAGGGCATCTAAATTTAATTATCGCATTAATTCGTCCACTTTTTTCAAAAAGTATAAAATTTATTGCACGTGAATCAAATACTGTAAGTGTACAGAATCAAACAGAAAAATATCCTATAATTTTCAATTTTCTATATCGTAATATTTATAATAATTTTGACAAGATTATTTGTCAATCTGAATATATGAAAAATGATTTAATAATAAATTATAAAATCAAAAAAAATAAAATTGTTGTGATAAACAATCCAGTCGATATAGATGATATTGAAAAAAAATCAAATGATTTTAAGCCAGAATGTTACAACAACAACATGATTAATCTTGTAGCAATAGGAAGACTTGTATATCAAAAAGGGTTCGATCTTTTAATTAAAGCATTCGCTAAACTCGATAAGAAATATACCTTAACCATCCTTGGCAATGGGCCTTTGAGAAATGAGTTAGAGAGGTTGGCTCAAAATTATTCTATCAATGAGAGGATAAAATTAGTTGGATTTCAAAAAAACCCTTATCCTTATATGAAAAACGCTGATTTTTTAGTATTAAGTTCTAGATATGAAGGGTTTCCCAATGTTGTTCTTGAGGCTAATTGTTGTGGTATCCCCGTTATAGCATTTAACTGTCCTGGAGGCACTAATGAAATTATCAAGAACGAATTAAATGGCTTTTTATGTTCTTGTTCTGATATTGAAGATCTTACTTTTAATATTCAAAAAGCAGTCAATTACAAATTCAATGCTTCTTTAATAAAAGAATATATTAAAATTAATTACAATACTAACTATATTGTTCAATTATACGAAAAAGAGATGGAATGA
- a CDS encoding glycosyltransferase → MMQNKKINVLQIITGLGIGGAERVVLDLATNLNQKKFNIFVVSLSKKVEMLNAFKTQNINTITLNKNNAFKDFIEIIFFLNNYIKKNNIDLIHAHMTHAMLVSSVLKILNPKLKIIFTSHNINIGSRKREFLLYLTKSLRSVDILFSKDQFKYFYKKNYKIIPNGIDIKKYLISTQKFDKFTFLSVGRLEKQKNHLLLLECSKKLKERGKRFQVLIAGKGKLRKNLERNIIQNNLENHVYLLGSRSDIPELMAKSHVFVMPSLWEGLPIVLLEAGASKLPILTTPVGSIPSLVNDSCGYLSTLNDFCNSMELILDNYNIAINKATKMQKIIKDTYSINGITKKHEKIYENILFKKNI, encoded by the coding sequence ATGATGCAAAATAAAAAAATTAATGTTTTACAAATCATAACCGGATTGGGTATAGGAGGGGCAGAAAGAGTAGTATTAGATTTGGCCACAAATTTGAACCAGAAAAAATTTAATATTTTTGTTGTTTCATTATCCAAAAAAGTTGAGATGTTAAATGCTTTTAAAACACAAAATATCAATACAATTACTTTAAATAAAAATAATGCTTTTAAAGATTTTATTGAAATAATATTTTTTTTAAATAATTATATTAAAAAAAATAATATTGATCTTATACATGCCCACATGACTCATGCAATGCTAGTTTCCAGTGTTTTAAAAATTTTAAATCCTAAATTGAAAATAATATTTACTTCTCATAATATTAATATTGGTTCCAGAAAAAGAGAGTTTTTGTTATATCTTACCAAATCGTTAAGGTCTGTAGATATACTCTTTTCAAAAGACCAATTCAAATATTTTTACAAAAAGAATTATAAAATAATTCCAAATGGCATAGATATAAAAAAATATTTAATTTCTACTCAAAAGTTTGACAAATTCACTTTTCTTTCTGTTGGACGTTTGGAAAAACAAAAAAATCATTTATTACTATTAGAGTGTTCAAAGAAATTAAAAGAAAGAGGGAAAAGATTTCAAGTACTTATTGCAGGAAAGGGCAAGCTTCGGAAAAATTTGGAAAGAAATATAATACAAAACAACCTTGAAAATCATGTTTATTTACTTGGATCACGATCTGATATTCCAGAATTAATGGCAAAATCTCATGTTTTTGTAATGCCTTCTTTATGGGAGGGATTGCCTATTGTATTGCTTGAAGCTGGTGCAAGTAAATTACCAATTTTAACTACACCTGTAGGTTCAATACCATCATTAGTAAATGATTCGTGTGGCTACCTTTCAACTTTAAATGACTTCTGTAATTCCATGGAATTAATATTAGATAATTACAATATTGCTATAAACAAAGCAACTAAAATGCAAAAGATTATTAAAGATACCTATTCAATCAATGGCATAACAAAAAAACATGAAAAAATATATGAAAATATTTTATTTAAAAAGAATATATAA
- a CDS encoding integrase catalytic domain-containing protein: MRKRAKGHRPRAKAMPSRSQIPDRRWAIDMTRVWSQKDGWSTLAAVIDTCTREIVGWRLSKSGKAKTAEAALQEGLIYRFGRLKRVEREITLRSDNGLVFTGKSFTKRVRDYHFTQEFITPYTPERPSRRRQPRRRSRG, from the coding sequence GTGAGAAAACGAGCAAAAGGCCACAGGCCAAGGGCCAAGGCGATGCCCTCACGCTCACAGATTCCCGATCGAAGATGGGCCATCGACATGACCCGCGTATGGAGCCAAAAGGATGGCTGGAGCACCTTGGCCGCCGTTATCGATACCTGTACCCGGGAGATTGTGGGCTGGAGGCTCTCAAAAAGCGGCAAAGCCAAGACGGCGGAGGCGGCACTGCAGGAGGGGCTCATCTACCGTTTCGGCAGACTCAAAAGGGTGGAAAGAGAGATCACCTTGCGAAGCGACAACGGATTGGTCTTTACCGGCAAATCCTTTACCAAGAGGGTCAGAGACTACCATTTCACCCAAGAGTTCATCACGCCCTATACCCCGGAGCGTCCGAGCCGAAGACGACAGCCCCGCAGGCGGAGCCGAGGATAA
- a CDS encoding O-antigen ligase family protein has protein sequence MFNNVYEFFNPGSFLPLGSPHYIPGRSSGFYMNPATSGKIILLGSILSYGLVPKKYRIFYFFLIFIGILFTFSRSALIAFILFYFILSFYKEIDFKYSFIFPIIIVSVLTISMPYLQNYIQTNIQGSSNILNRISWFTNPEKHSDYSAEERLDVANKALYLFETHPFLGKGLGATRHWNERVSAHNIYLTNMAEFGIIGLFIFPLLLYSLIYRCGKNVQKTMYTYVLVVFFLGFFSHMLLDEFTSLYAYAILANLGFKNFNIELSKKE, from the coding sequence GTGTTTAACAACGTATATGAATTTTTTAATCCAGGATCATTTTTGCCTTTGGGATCCCCTCATTATATTCCTGGACGTTCTTCCGGTTTTTATATGAATCCAGCTACATCTGGAAAAATCATATTACTAGGTTCAATCCTTTCATACGGTTTAGTTCCTAAAAAATATAGAATATTTTACTTTTTTTTGATTTTTATTGGGATTTTATTCACATTTTCTCGCTCAGCTTTAATTGCATTTATTTTATTTTATTTTATTCTTTCATTTTATAAAGAAATTGATTTTAAATATTCTTTTATTTTTCCGATAATAATTGTATCTGTCTTAACAATTTCAATGCCCTATTTGCAAAACTATATTCAAACAAATATTCAAGGCTCATCCAATATACTTAATAGAATTTCCTGGTTTACAAATCCAGAAAAGCATTCAGATTACAGCGCAGAAGAAAGATTGGATGTTGCTAATAAAGCTCTCTATTTGTTTGAAACACATCCTTTTTTAGGAAAAGGTTTAGGTGCAACTCGACACTGGAATGAACGTGTTTCTGCTCATAATATTTATCTTACCAATATGGCGGAGTTCGGAATAATTGGCCTTTTTATATTCCCTTTATTATTATATTCATTAATATATAGATGTGGCAAGAATGTTCAAAAGACTATGTATACGTATGTACTTGTTGTCTTTTTTTTAGGTTTTTTTTCTCATATGTTATTGGATGAATTCACATCGTTGTATGCGTATGCAATTTTAGCAAATTTGGGTTTTAAAAATTTCAATATCGAACTATCAAAAAAGGAATAA
- a CDS encoding phenylacetate--CoA ligase family protein, translated as MSIQKFICFLRSNISINQKHILEYFHNLKNDCSMPIEILEKKQIDQLNILLNHAYKNVPYYSKIFKDLGLVQRGVVELKDLSELKNFPFLTKEIIRQQKENLYSKDLNKRNHYVNTSGGSTGEPVKFLQCDKYKLSNKANFELVKFLRGCTPYDSTIIIWGADRDIAIGKRSLKDRFLDFQLNRVCLNSYKLSENDMINFLKILNKRPPKLIISYIQSIYELAKFAKENKIYVEKQNAIHTSAGTVYDYMRDLIEDVFQCKIFNHYGSREVGPIATECSAHDGLHIMMEHTIVEVVNEKGELCKPGEEGEIVVTSLHNFAMPLIRYKIGDIGIFQEYTHCSCGCSYPKLHKVLGRSTDFFINTKDEKIYGAYFTHIFYFRNWIEKFQVIQKTKDKILIKIVKKDKIPKNELDDIVKKIKFLMGDECEVNFEFVKDIPKTETGKFLYTISKIPN; from the coding sequence ATGTCAATACAAAAATTTATTTGCTTTTTAAGATCAAATATTAGTATAAATCAAAAACATATCCTTGAATACTTCCACAACTTAAAAAATGATTGTTCTATGCCTATAGAAATATTAGAGAAAAAACAAATCGATCAATTGAATATTTTACTAAATCATGCATATAAAAATGTTCCTTATTATTCTAAAATTTTTAAGGATCTCGGACTGGTCCAAAGAGGAGTAGTAGAATTAAAAGATCTTTCTGAATTAAAAAATTTTCCTTTTTTGACCAAGGAGATTATTCGTCAGCAAAAAGAAAATCTATATTCAAAAGACTTAAATAAAAGAAATCATTATGTAAATACTTCCGGCGGTTCAACGGGTGAACCTGTTAAATTTCTTCAATGTGATAAATACAAATTAAGCAATAAGGCTAATTTCGAATTGGTAAAGTTTTTGCGAGGATGTACTCCATATGATTCAACTATTATCATTTGGGGAGCGGATAGAGATATTGCAATTGGAAAAAGATCATTGAAGGATAGATTTTTAGATTTTCAATTAAATCGAGTTTGTCTTAATAGTTATAAATTATCTGAAAATGACATGATAAATTTTTTAAAAATTTTAAATAAAAGACCGCCCAAACTTATAATTTCATATATTCAATCAATTTATGAACTTGCAAAATTTGCCAAAGAAAACAAAATTTATGTAGAAAAACAAAATGCTATTCATACTTCTGCTGGCACGGTATATGATTATATGAGAGATCTTATAGAAGATGTATTCCAATGTAAAATTTTCAATCACTATGGGAGTCGAGAAGTAGGGCCAATTGCAACAGAATGCTCTGCACATGATGGGCTGCATATTATGATGGAACATACCATTGTTGAGGTTGTAAATGAAAAAGGAGAATTATGTAAACCTGGAGAAGAGGGAGAAATAGTAGTTACATCTCTTCATAATTTTGCCATGCCTCTTATTCGCTATAAAATAGGAGATATAGGAATATTTCAAGAATATACTCATTGTTCGTGTGGATGTAGTTATCCAAAACTACATAAAGTATTAGGCAGAAGTACAGATTTTTTTATAAACACAAAAGATGAAAAGATATATGGTGCATATTTTACACATATTTTTTATTTCAGAAATTGGATTGAAAAATTTCAGGTAATACAAAAAACAAAAGATAAAATCTTAATAAAAATTGTAAAAAAAGACAAAATTCCAAAAAATGAATTAGATGATATAGTAAAAAAAATTAAATTCCTAATGGGAGATGAATGTGAAGTAAATTTTGAATTTGTAAAAGATATTCCTAAAACAGAAACAGGTAAATTTTTATATACGATATCTAAAATTCCAAATTAA